A window of Trichoderma atroviride chromosome 3, complete sequence contains these coding sequences:
- a CDS encoding uncharacterized protein (EggNog:ENOG41) gives MIFTTASAQPQHTGRGNWPTNRTALLLRLSSSLLELSCSFLTSRCKMVKLIIDGSSLSSKELEYVFHHVFLPPQLPNGDDASPTTELCLIELVRDCLIEFLPEVDLSYHEAIKSAAALMKNIHTSSSLDGYLQEDGVRAVLKQIGPHNFSESFASFHITAQNAGVMLRLDNDLVIFEMFELCPTNGSVYSTAGRLIRQFPAIAVGIPIHIYADDGFQDVLIKTLVKMSYQAVGEAIPKTKKAKQLHNEERDTVDPKIVTELLYGYLRGMGSEAHVSGITKHTREEVLWKQSKLPWRRSAVWLLIRVSLQLTLDRTAVGSGELYKSFIVFFLSRVLTAATDKKMDSEILMTIIVGRRTSRQLDQ, from the exons ATGATATTTACAACTGCGTCCGCACAGCCACAGCACACCGGCCGCGGTAACTGGCCAACAAACCGAACAGCACTCCTCCTACGCCTCTCGTCGAGCCTATTGGAGCTCAGTTG CTCTTTTCTGACATCTCGATGCAAAATGGTTAAGCTCATCATCGACGGCTCCAGCCTGAGCTCAAAAGAGCTGGAATATGTATTTCATCATGTATTCTTACCCCCTCAGCTGCCAAACGGGGACGATGCATCTCCCACAACCGAATTATGCCTCATTGAGCTGGTCAGAGACTGCTTGATCGAGTTTCTACCAGAGGTTGATCTGAGCTACCATGAAGCTATCAAGAGTGCGGCGGCTTTGATGAAAAACATTCATACCTCCTCAAGTTTGGACGGATATCTACAGGAAGATGGAGTGAGAGCCGTGCTGAAACAGATAGGACCTCATA ACTTCTCAGAATCTTTTGCGTCTTTCCATATTACAGCTCAGAATGCGGGCGTCATGCTTCGCTTGGACAATGATCTTGTCATATTCGAAATGTTCGAACTCTGTCCAACCAATGGGTCTGTCTACTCGACCGCAGGACGCCTGATCCGTCAATTTCCCGCCATCGCGGTCGGTATCCCTATCCACATCTATGCGGATGATGGTTTCCAAGATGTCTTGATCAAGACGCTCGTGAAGATGAGCTACCAAGCGGTCGGCGAAGCGATcccaaagaccaaaaaagccaagcaatTACACAATGAGGAGCGAGATACAGTCGACCCAAAGATAGTTACAGAGCTGTTGTATGGCTACCTACGGGGCATGGGCAGCGAGGCCCACGTCAGTGGAATCACAAAACATACTCGGGAGGAAGTGTTGTGGAAGCAAAGTAAGCTTCCGTGGAGGCGATCTGCCGTATGGCTTCTCATTCGAGTTTCTCTTCAGCTCACTCTGGATCGTACTGCTGTCGGCTCTGGAGAGCTCTACAAATCCTTCatcgttttcttcttgtctcgTGTCCTTACCGCTGCGACCGATAAGAAGATGGATAGCGAAATCCTCATGACAAT AATCGTGGGTCGCCGCACATCTCGGCAACTGGATCAATAA
- a CDS encoding uncharacterized protein (EggNog:ENOG41), with protein MESDSLAAETAVASEEFQHGSNNEPSHSQADSEWLQIILHVDGSLLPGFDFGYIRSMATNDSPGLRVEILARPGTLAVPLLLMRLRLKCGETWNPFAIIAVPVSKNQSPFAPSRPSTFVCPQIDQIVWIYSEAKAGEVIVEYPSSFWRQIHRQSMATRTIANRIKSMLSPESPESPIRFWITFPFYQEWRRDWRIIFGDEHKESPYGRVAGEYHQADNTPNHPFRSLLTPLPDSEWIAKENDKEEYGTDATGLPTAYLMAVNMRTVQNAMPDIGTLVEIDLSVAQGYFKIPKPPQTPSHIRKIAVEVQGVIGTAENKVQNAADKIRTRLSVIRDKEGIAQEVAPLISELYVETAAKGLMPYINKLSNKAKAKLPSGPEDAQRWVDALEIASQLRARGGENDNTHVKRIAKWVKSQGVVVRTLKRSKFGEPFLGCRLDPPCDIPAEVALFHLEVPKQPDWPHGFKRPPLRIAIPKVVPTDGSPMDAYKTKDFLFAKKAETVEVECLEIRVVDNLKLDPIESDQLEATSRKIAIAITTKD; from the exons ATGGAGTCCGATTCTCTCGCCGCGGAGACAGCGGTTGCCAGTGAGGAATTTCAGCATGGCAGCAACAATGAGCCAAGTCATTCTCAAGCCGATTCTGAATGGCTTCAAATTATACTTCATGTTGACGGCAGTCTTTTACCGGGCTTCGACTTCGGTTACATTCGCTCTATGGCAACAAACGACTCTCCTGGACTTCGAGTGGAAATTCTAGCTCGGCCTGGAACTCTTGCCGTGCCTTTGCTTCTCATGAGGCTGCGACTCAAGTGTGGCGAGACATGGAATCCTTTTGCGATTATTGCTGTGCCAGTCAGCAAAAACCAATCTCCGTT TGCCCCTTCGCGCCCTAGCACTTTCGTCTGCCCCCAAATCGACCAGATAGTTTGGATCTACTCTGAAGCAAAAGCTGGCGAAGTTATCGTGGAGTATCCATCGTCGTTTTGGAGGCAAATCCACCGCCAATCAATGGCCACGCGGACCATCGCTAACCGCATCAAATCCATGCTCTCGCCTGAGAGCCCAGAGAGCCCGATAAGATTCTGGATCACATTCCCTTTCTACCAAGAATGGAGACGGGATTGGCGAATAATCTTTGGCGATGAGCACAAAGAGAGTCCCTATGGCAGAGTCGCGGGGGAGTACCATCAAGCAGACAACACACCAAACCATCCATTTCGATCCCTTCTGACTCCCTTACCTGACTCGGAATGGATTGCAAAAGAGAACGACAAGGAGGAATATGGAACAGACGCTACAGGTCTTCCTACAGCTTACTTAATGGCTGTCAACATGAGAACCGTCCAAAACGCCATGCCCGATATTGGAACCTTGGTTGAGATTGATCTGTCAGTTGCCCAGGGTTATTTCAAGATACCGAAACCGCCTCAAACTCCCTCTCACATCCGAAAGATTGCGGTAGAGGTTCAAGGTGTTATTGGAACGGCCGAAAATAAGGTACAAAATGCTGCAGATAAAATTCGGACTAGGCTGAGTGTTATCCGAGATAAAGAGGGAATCGCACAAGAGGTCGCCCCCTTAATTTCGGAACTTTACGTCGAAACAGCTGCCAAGGGCTTAATGCCGTATATCAATAAACTGTCGAAtaaggcaaaggcaaagcttcCCTCCGGGCCTGAAGATGCTCAGCGATGGGTAGACGCCCTAGAAATAGCCTCTCAACTTCGAGCGCGCGGCGGCGAAAATGACAATACACATGTCAAACGTATTGCCAAATGGGTCAAATCTCAGGGGGTAGTTGTGCGGACATTGAAGCGAAGTAAATTCGGCGAGCCATTTTTGGGCTGTCGTTTGGATCCGCCTTGCGATATTCCAGCCGAGGTCGCACTCTTTCACCTCGAAGTACCCAAGCAGCCAGACTGGCCGCACGGTTTCAAAAGGCCTCCCCTACGAATCGCCATCCCAAAGGTTGTTCCGACTGACGGATCTCCAATGGATGCATATAAGACGAAAGATTTTTTGTTTGCTAAGAAGGCAGAGACGGTCGAGGTGGAGTGTCTCGAAATCCGCGTCGTGGATAATCTTAAGCTCGACCCTATAGAAAGCGATCAGTTGGAGGCCACTAGCCGAAAAATTGCCATTGCAATAACAACAAAAGATTAG
- a CDS encoding uncharacterized protein (EggNog:ENOG41), with the protein MYRRAATRQLRQSGNAALRASWASSGVSTRQLGVAANYTSKHSLTPFASKYRGFSSTGSVRNNFDDDQGTYSESDHEHAVISTFDLFSIGIGPSSSHTVGPMRAGNIFVADLLAAGLLPKVDRIRVALYGSLALTGEGHMTPSALLLGLESADIETVDTAYVPERFEQIKKDKKLFLGHQLPDGKGKEITFDFDRDFKWEWGKKLPLHSNGMRLMVFDKEGYMLATNDLFSVGGGFVVNGAMSINKADSDSSSATDAGLGLSTEAQGAHPSDLAENMYYKEIRREDAAGDRRTGQEIKPVGDAAGLITSGADGGDAPPLAKSSTDDASSSGDAHGHQPRYPFRDAKSLLALCDKHNLTIAQIVYENEKSHGYTDDEIRDKLFRIWEVMDNSILEGVQAPPDSTLPGSLKLHRRAPSLYRRLTRGLYPSYTTSASNAAEPAQAQLPLDNKEPPSGSQTPGSLTTAPASSSSSSGRKDMAIRRAAALRTHGSFSHPVLPSPRRRTTFPAMDYLTVYAMAVNETNAAGGRIVTAPTNGAAGIIPAVLKYTVEFVSDDPERDILSFLLTAAAIGMLYKRGATISAAEGGCMAEVGVACSMAAGAFAACMGASPQTIEQAAEIGIEHNLGLTCDPIGGLVQAPCIERNALGAIKAISSANLALSGETGTQKVSLDDAIRAMRVTAQGMRNEFKETSLSGLATSVPLHIPVSVPDC; encoded by the exons ATGTACCGCCGTGCAGCGACAAGGCAGCTTAGGCAGTCGGGAAATGCTGCCTTACGGGCATCATGGGCTTCATCAGGCGTGTCTACACGGCAACTCGGTGTGGCTGCCAACTACACGTCTAAACATTCCTTGACACCATTTGCATCAAAGTATCGAGGCTTCAGCAGCACGGGTTCAGTGCGGAACAACTTCGACGATGACCAGGGAACCTACAGCGAGTCTGATCACGAACATGCCGTCATCTCAACCTTTGatctcttctccattggCATTGGCCCTTCATCGTCTCATACGGTTGGGCCAATGAGAGCAGGCAATATCTTCGTCGCAGACCTTCTGGCGGCCGGCTTGCTCCCCAAAGTCGACAGAATACGCGTGGCCCTCTATGGCAGTCTTGCACTCACAGGCGAGGGCCACATGACGCCATCTGCGCTTCTGCTTGGCCTTGAAAGCGCCGACATTGAGACTGTCGATACGGCCTACGTGCCTGAACGCTTTGAGCAGAtcaaaaaggacaagaagctcTTCCTGGGCCACCAACTTCCAgatggcaagggcaaggaaatCACGTTTGACTTTGACCGGGACTTCAAGTGGGAGTGGGGtaagaagctgccgctgcacAGCAACGGCATGCGCCTCATGGTGTTTGACAAAGAGGGATACATGTTGGCAACCAACGACTTATTCAGCGTGGGCGGCGGATTTGTTGTCAACGGCGCCATGTCAATCAACAAAGCAGATTCGGATTCTTCATCTGCGACAGATGCCGGCTTGGGGCTATCAACGGAAGCCCAGGGCGCGCATCCATCTGATCTTGCGGAGAATATGTATTACAAGGAGATTCGGcgagaagatgcagcagGAGATCGACGCACCGGGCAGGAGATCAAGCCGGttggagacgctgctggcctGATTACATCTGGTGCTGATGGCGGAGATGCTCCTCCCCTAGCGAAATCCTCCACCGAtgatgcttcttcatctggcgACGCGCATGGTCATCAGCCTCGATACCCGTTTAGAGACGCGAAGAGCTTGTTGGCCCTGTGTGATAAGCACAACCTGACCATCGCGCAAATCGTGTatgagaatgagaaaagcCACGGTTACACAGACGATGAAATCCGGGACAAGCTGTTCCGAATCTGGGAGGTAATGGACAACAGCATCTTGGAAGGAGTCCAAGCACCTCCGGATTCAACACTGCCGGGCAGTCTCAAGCTGCACAGGCGAGCACCTTCGTTATATAGACGACTCACAAGAGGTCTATATCCGTCGTACACTACCTCAGCGAGCAATGCCGCAGAGCCCGCTCAGGCCCAGTTGCCGCTTGACAACAAAGAACCGCCGTCAGGTTCACAAACACCTGGATCCTTAACTAcggcgccggcctcgtcatcttcttcatctggccGCAAGGACATGGCTATCAGGCGAGCGGCAGCTCTACGCACCCACGGCTCCTTTTCTCACCCAGTACTGCCATCACCTCGACGACGCACAACATTCCCTGCTA TGGACTATCTTACGGTGTATGCCATGGCTGTCAATGAGACCAATGCAGCCGGCGGACGCATCGTTACAGCCCCGACAAACGGCGCAGCTGGTATCATCCCCGCAGTGCTCAAGTATACCGTCGAATTCGTCAGCGACGACCCTGAGCGAGACATTTTGTCTTTCCTCTTGACAGCTGCTGCGATCGGTATGCTGTACAAGCGTGGTGCCACCATCTCAGCTGCCGAGGGTGGTTGTATGGCCGAAGTAGGCGTTGCCTGCTCCATGGCCGCCGGAGCATTCGCAGCATGCATGGGCGCCAGTCCTCAAACTATTGAGCAGGCTGCCGAGATTGGCATCGAGCATAATCTGGGCTTGACGTGCGACCCCATCGGTGGCTTGGTGCAAGCGCCATGCATCGAGCGTAATGCTTTGggtgccatcaaggccatttcGAGCGCCAACCTGGCTCTGAGCGGCGAGACTGGCACGCAAAAGGTCAgccttgatgatgccatTCGGGCCATGCGCGTTACTGCGCAGGGCATGAGGAACGAGTTTAAAGAGACGAGCTTGAGTGGTTTGGCTACAAGCGTGCCGCTTCATATTCCTGTCAGCGTGCCAGACTGCTAG